The sequence below is a genomic window from Vespula pensylvanica isolate Volc-1 chromosome 1, ASM1446617v1, whole genome shotgun sequence.
GAGTCGTGtcacgagaaaaggaaagagaaagagaaagagagacagagagaaatcgTTCTTGGTTTCGCGATTTTTTGATTTACgcagttttttgtttttgtttttttttttttcgtcatcaTTGTCATCGCCGTCACCGTCGTCGTCAACGTTGTATGCATCTCCCGCGGATCATCTAGTCGCAttcatcttctcttctttcttccttttgctcCTTCACGACATGGATGCCTCAGTACGTCGTCAGGTAAATGAAAAGTATAGTGAAATACATGAGATAAACGGCGGGTGTGCAGCAGCgagtttctttatttccacttttctttgcattttacaatatttcttttttctttttttctttctcgtctccttttcctccttttctttctccatcatCTCTCGCTTTCCCACTATTGCGAACGTAAGTACGTGAAAAGCCAGTGAATAGTCGGGAGACGAGGGAAAAGCAATGtgtgatcttttttctttttcttttttttttttttttggtgcggctttttctcttttctctcattctttttatccctCCCCCTCTTTTTCGCCTCGTACGTAGTACCTATATATTATCCCGTGCGACGGGATATTATGCAGGTACTACGATCGACGAAAACGAGAAATTCAACCGCGAATACTTTTGCTACATACGTCATTTTTTTCCACTCGGAAAACGGAAGcttttgtaaaaagaatttttctttatcttttacgaTCTTAACGCAACTACGAAgagattttcaaaaatattttcgtcaAAAGATTTCAAGAGTATTCATCCCTGCGTGTACTGTTATCGATTGAATTTCtatttgtatgaaaaaaaaatttgcggTTTAAGTGACCCATCGCAAACATGTCTATAATGATTAAAGTTAACGTTATATACTTGATGCATTTACCGTACGTATTGTTCGTGCATTGTCGTGAGAGAATGCATCTCGGTGAAAAGTGTCGCAAGTCGGTTCAATTTCACACTTTGATAGATGCAGGATTGCTAGTTTCCTTTTgcataataacaacaatacaTATAATGTTAAACTTACGTCACCGAACCCTTTATTCCTTAACGAATGAGTAATCTTTAGGAAAGGAACGACTTGTTGGTACATCTtactttttcgataataacgatCATTCGATACTACTTTTGAAATCGATATTgtgaaaaatagagaataaagATAGGGAGATGATCTTTCCAAGTGGGTTCACCGTTATAAGTTTTTTTCGATAAGCTCTCAGATAGTCGATTTCTACTCGTAATTCGTTTTCcactcaaaagaaaaattttcatttcggCAGATATACCTCCTCCTGATAGTCAGCATTGGACTGGCGTATTGCGAGCCACCATTGAGTAATCAGTACGGTTACCCTGGAGAAGGTAACAACGGAAATTTCGTCGGTGGCAACAACGGAAATTTTGGCGGTGGCAACAACAATTATAGACCCCACGATGGCGGTCACTCTTACGATGACGGACACAATGACAATCAGGATTACGTCGATAATTACGTGAGTAATGAGGGTCTACGAGCAAATTAGCTCCTTTCGATCCTTTGCTACAGTCAGTAAATCGCACGAGTGCGCTTGACAATCGATGACGCTTTCGTGAAATTTCTGATGAGCTTCGAAGTTTCACTAAACTTGTAAAGATCAAAGTGATTTCGTTACTCGTATGACGTCAGttcaaaatatatgatatacccTGCTATTCTTTCGATTCCTACatgttcgaaaaatattttattttaacttgtattttttatatcgcttTAAATTACgtcatatgtatatgtatttttatttaacttcattttattatttttaagattgcagagaaaatttttttgattaaatttttattagatatcaaGAATCTTAATtagttttttcattattaattaaattattattatttccttcaaATAGAACTCGTTAAGTttgttcattaattttctgtaagtatttatatgtaatcaAGTCTTGCGCCTAGAGGCAGGCAACACTCCATATTTGTCGATAATGTCACTTGTGTGCGCCATCTATCAAGTAGTAacttttttatcctttgtggtaatatatataagcatataCATACGAATAAGTTACTTATCATacgagttaaaagaaaattacctGTTGATAGATAGTACTCAATGCAAGCACTATTATCGACGAAGTGcggaatattttctatttcttttttagttaatatgtatttaattcgatgtacaagattttaattaatataggaGAAATTTGTCTATTATACTTTTTGTTCGacgtttatatcaaatatatacagGATTTCCTGTagttatatatctaaaatatatacctaaaaacatgaaaaaatattattatacaaggaatattctccttttgtttaacaataaaatacatatgtcGTTTGAATGTTTCCTTATATTATTCTTggaattataatgaaaaagaaagataatttttgtctgaatttttttttatagccaAAATCGTACGAGTTCGGTTATGCGATAAAAGACGCTGCTACAGGTAACGATTTTGGTCGTCGTGAGACGAGCGACGGTGAAACAGTTCGTGGAGAATACAGAGTACAGCTTCCTGATGGTAGAACGCAGATTGTGACGTATACCGCCGACTGGAGAACTGGCTTTCACGCAGATGTGAGATATGAAGGCACTGCGACTTATCCCGATCAGTATAATACACAGAACAATGgttataacaataacaataataataacaatcaagGCTACGACTTTCAAGGGAACAGCATAAATAATGGATATAACGGaggtaattttcttttctttttgtcctgATTATGGTCGGATTGTTCGTTCAATCCAAAGCTATTACAGAAAGTAAAAATCCCGAGCATTGAtgacgaatcttttttttcaggtAATAATGCTGgctacaataataataataataataattataaacacgGAGGTAGCAATTACAATCAGAATAGCTATCAATTTGGCTCGAATGCActggataataattataactttgGTGACGTTACGCGGAACACTTATAAACCACCAGTTTATGGTCCACCAGTtggataaatataaacaaaagacCATTATAactgtataaaatttttaccttttttttttaataaataaatgtttcctTAATTCTCGAGGgaattcaatttcatttatatcttatatttccCGTTTTGTCGAATATAATCGAGAATAATCAACTTTCCATCTTTCAATGCGATGTGTATTCTTCATTAGTTCAGTAAAAAAGCCATGattgctttttttattaattatttcattttttaataattagtaattGGACAAcacttaaatttaaaataatactagTAATACTAATTGTGGTATACTATTTCTTCAAAATCCAATAAGATTCGATAATTATTGTAGAGAGTTGACAACGGTCGCATAAGATAATGCAGTTTGTATTAActtgaaagtagaaaaataacgataacattaatatatctaattaaacaTAGAAAAGTTCATTAATTTCTTACCGAGGCAAAAAACTTGATAGACATGATGGAGAATTTGCCGAGCGATATATAAGAAGGTTTTACACTTCTCAtcataataaattcgattagaaTTTGTGATCTTTTAGAAAGGAGGTACCATGGTACGCTGAATCTATAAATGGAACACGAATGTTTCTGACGTCAAacctttaataaatatacttttttatatataattaatcaaata
It includes:
- the LOC122635762 gene encoding pro-resilin-like, coding for MDASVRRQIYLLLIVSIGLAYCEPPLSNQYGYPGEGNNGNFVGGNNGNFGGGNNNYRPHDGGHSYDDGHNDNQDYVDNYPKSYEFGYAIKDAATGNDFGRRETSDGETVRGEYRVQLPDGRTQIVTYTADWRTGFHADVRYEGTATYPDQYNTQNNGYNNNNNNNNQGYDFQGNSINNGYNGGNNAGYNNNNNNNYKHGGSNYNQNSYQFGSNALDNNYNFGDVTRNTYKPPVYGPPVG